The genomic DNA TTCCGGCCCGTCAGACCCTCATCGCCCACTGTTTCTCTGCCTTCAGCCCCTTCTGCAGTGCAGCATCCCTGGTTGGCGACGATGTCTTAACGTGCCAGTCGGTGATGCCGCAAACCTCATGTTCTGCGGCCGCTCACAATTTTCTTCGTGCCGTTTCCCGGCGGGAGTCCGCTCCAGGGCGCTTTAGCGTCTGCGCGGTGCTTTGCCGGGAGACCGAAAGGATCATTATGACGTTCGCAGAACTGGAGCTTGCTCCGAAAATTCTCAAGGCCGTTGAAGCATGCGGCTACAACCAACCAACCCCGATCCAGGAGCAGGCGATTCCGCTGGCGCTGGCAGGCCGAGATCTTGTTGCAACCGCTCAGACCGGCACCGGCAAGACGGCGGCATTCGTCCTTCCTGCCCTTCAGCGACTTGCCGCTCCTTCGCCTGTTCGGAGCAGAGGCCCTCGGATTCTGGTGCTCACACCGACTCGCGAGCTGGCAGGCCAGGTAACCGACGCTGTGAAGACGTATGGGCGCTTAATGCAGGTCCGCTGCGGCGTTATCCTCGGAGGAATGCCGTACCGGGAGCAGCTGCAGCTCCTTTCTCGTCCTGTCGACATCATCGTTGCGACTCCGGGAAGGCTTATAGATCACCTTGACCGCGGTAAGCTGGACCTTTCCAGGGTCGAGGCGCTGGTTCTCGATGAAGCCGACCGCATGCTCGACATGGGATTCAGCGAGGATGTCGACCGTATCGCTGCAGCGTTGCCTGCGGGACGTCAGACGCTTATGTTCACGGCTACGCTCGACCGCGAAACCCTCCGCCTCGCCGCAAGGCTCCTCAATGATCCGCAGCGGGTGGAGATCGCGCCTGAGCAGGTAACTCACGACCACATCGAGCAGCGCCTCCATCTGGCCGACGACCTTTCCCACAAACAACGGCTGCTTCGCCACCTCATCGGCGACGGTGAAGTGCGCAAGGCAATAATCTTTTCCGCCACGAAAAGAGATGCAGACAGTCTTGCCCTCGCTCTCAAGGAGGAAGGACACTCCGCAGCCGCGCTCCATGGAGATATGAACCAGAGAGCGCGCAACCGGACCATCGACGCCATGAAGCGCGGCAAGATCCGGCTTCTCGTCGCCACCGACGTGGCGGCGCGCGGCCTCGACGTCTCAGGCATCAGCCACGTGATCAACTACGATCTCCCGAAATTTGCAGAAGATTACGTTCATCGGATCGGCCGTACCGGTCGTGCCGGCGCCTCCGGAGTAGCTATTTCCTTTGCTTCCCTTAACGAGCTCAATTACCTAGACCGGATCGAGAAGTACCTGGGACAGAAGCTTCCCGAACAACGTATCGCAGGGCTTGAGCCAGTGCGCTCCTTTCCGCGTCCCGGAAACCGCGGCAGTTCCGGACGATTCAGCACCTCCGAAAAGCGCCACTCCGGGTACGGCTCTTCTTCGCGGAAGAACGACGCTGCTCCTGCCGGCAAGAACCGAAAATGGGGAAAGCCGAAAGCCGCCAATGCGCCGGTTGTAGTTTATCGTCATGGTGCGAGGCAGGGAAGCCAGGCCTCCTGATTTCTCTTCCGTATTGCTGCCAACCGAGGGCCTTCCTGAAAAGGAGGGCCTTTTTTACGTTAATGCCTAAAGTGCCGCAAGCTCCTGCCGATATAAAGAAAAACCCTACCCGTAAAGTACCCGAGTTCCCTTTACAATGCGCCTGAATGTATCCGAAAATTTTCTCTTTGCCTCGCGCAACCAGACCGCGCACTCCCTTACGCGCAGCAAGGCGCTCGAACGTCTTGCCACCGGCCGGCACATCAATTCGGCATCAGACGATGCCGCAGGGCTCGCAATTTCGGTCGGAATGTCGGGGAGGATGCGCAGCCTCAACCAGAACATACGGAACATGAACGACGGAATCTCTCTTCTGCAGACTGCCGACGGTGCTCTCGAAGAGGTGGCCAACATGCTGGTCCGAGGCAGGGAGCTGGCCGTGCAGGCATCCACCGGTACCCTTTCCGCGTCAAACCGGGCCGCGGTCCAGACGGAGCTTGCGCAACTGCTCCAGGAGATAGACCGGATTGCGGAAGGAACTCAGTTCAACGGGATAAACATTCTGAATGCAGCCAAGGTATCTACTGAGGATATGGATGCTATTCTCACTGCTCTCAAGAGTTCCTGGCTGCAGGCAAGCGAGGCGCTCATCG from Geobacter sp. DSM 9736 includes the following:
- a CDS encoding DEAD/DEAH box helicase, whose protein sequence is MTFAELELAPKILKAVEACGYNQPTPIQEQAIPLALAGRDLVATAQTGTGKTAAFVLPALQRLAAPSPVRSRGPRILVLTPTRELAGQVTDAVKTYGRLMQVRCGVILGGMPYREQLQLLSRPVDIIVATPGRLIDHLDRGKLDLSRVEALVLDEADRMLDMGFSEDVDRIAAALPAGRQTLMFTATLDRETLRLAARLLNDPQRVEIAPEQVTHDHIEQRLHLADDLSHKQRLLRHLIGDGEVRKAIIFSATKRDADSLALALKEEGHSAAALHGDMNQRARNRTIDAMKRGKIRLLVATDVAARGLDVSGISHVINYDLPKFAEDYVHRIGRTGRAGASGVAISFASLNELNYLDRIEKYLGQKLPEQRIAGLEPVRSFPRPGNRGSSGRFSTSEKRHSGYGSSSRKNDAAPAGKNRKWGKPKAANAPVVVYRHGARQGSQAS